The Ciconia boyciana chromosome 15, ASM3463844v1, whole genome shotgun sequence genome has a segment encoding these proteins:
- the PHETA1 gene encoding sesquipedalian-1 — protein sequence MKLNERSLAFYATCDSPADNTGFLYKRGERHTAYHRRWFVLKGNMLFYFEERESREPVGVIVLEGCTVELCDSAEEFAFAIRFGGTKSRTYVLAAESQAAMESWVKSLSRASFDYMRLVVRELEKQLEEMRWGPAGGCGGCWQSPGSWKPKPLGPERSPERLLALPAVLPKENGCAVWNNVPGADQPPDTSSCGGHDGEGNPRPPPLPPRRRASSSEAGGTRAAAAESPSTFCRLHEQYGREVARLRQDWLEKRRGLRL from the coding sequence ATGAAGCTGAATGAGCGGAGCCTGGCCTTTTATGCCACCTGCGACTCCCCGGCCGACAACACCGGCTTCCTCTACAAGCGCGGTGAGCGGCACACGGCGTACCATCGCCGCTGGTTTGTGCTGAAGGGCAACATGCTCTTCTACTTCGAGGAGCGGGAGAGCCGGGAGCCGGTGGGTGTCATCGTTCTGGAGGGTTGCACCGTGGAGCTCTGCGATTCAGCTGAGGAATTTGCCTTTGCCATCCGCTTCGGCGGCACCAAGTCTCGCACCTACGTGCTGGCAGCCGAGAGCCAGGCTGCCATGGAGTCGTGGGTGAAGTCACTCTCGCGAGCCAGCTTCGACTACATGCGCTTGGTGGTGCGGGAGCTGGAGAAGCAACTGGAGGAGATGCGCTGGGGGCCAGCTGGTGGATGCGGAGGCTGCTGGCAGTCACCTGGCTCTTGGAAGCCGAAACCCTTGGGGCCAGAGCGGTCTCCGGAGcggctgctggctctgcccgcTGTCCTGCCGAAGGAGAACGGCTGTGCAGTGTGGAACAACGTGCCAGGAGCGGACCAGCCACCCGACACCTCCAGCTGCGGTGGGCATGATGGTGAGGGGAACCCACGGCCACCGCCACTGCCGCCACGCAGGCGGGCATCGAGCAGCGAGGCAGGCGGCACCAGGGCAGCTGCGGCGGAGAGCCCGTCCACCTTCTGCCGGCTCCATGAGCAGTATGGCCGGGAGGTGGCCCGGCTGCGGCAGGACTGGCTGGAGAAGCGGCGTGGCCTCCGGCTCTGA
- the CUX2 gene encoding homeobox protein cut-like 2 isoform X2 codes for MAADVGSMFRYRTRFDVRRLQVIALSKRSKEAETAFLSVYKQLIEAPDPAPVLEAARSLEDRLQQLQRLEPETTPLKDLSHPWKKHPELVGTKERREGTSPVAGLAAAAEPPLSGIDGKALCAETLLQRNEAEKQKGLQEAQVTLAARLGEAEEKIKVLHAALKATQTELLELRCKYDEEAASKADEVAMIMTNLEKANQRAEAAQREVESLREQLAAVNSSLRLACCSPPGAAGDKVNYSMCSGSRLEAALAAKDREILRLLKDVQHLQSSLQELEESSANQIADLEGQLAAKNEAIEKLEEKLQAQADYEEIKTELSILKAMKVASASCSLPQSISKAEEVLLLGKEAFYPSQKYLLEKPSLLTSTEEDHSEDESGKDSLGMEQPYPSPQHAPADEPASPTPLPPLPGPGLAPDGPRTFSLSPFPGGERLSGDPKAPHLLPPAYKSESAGGGPPFPSTFFGAKSGAVPPGTAPAASTASPPGEPSEGSAGSSAEEEQLDTAEIAFQVKEQLLKHNIGQRVFGHYVLGLSQGSVSEILARPKPWRKLTVKGKEPFIKMKQFLSDEQNVLALRTIQVRQRGSITPRIRTPETGSDDAIKSILEQAKKEIESQKGGEPKTPSASQAVANGAGSSSSEDAIKSILEQARREMQAQQQALLEMESGGSGRPGDTPPTERSTLAAVNQNIVPTYVKQEEGSGASPATPQTPLAVLSPAAFVQSIIRKVKSEIGDAGSYFDQHWASERSLLSRPYTSVSPSLSSSSSSYSSMANGRGWPRGEPSESGANEDELPLADDEPHRLTEMKAEGASTEPAASGRLSYYPAYVPRTLKPTVPPLTPEQYEMYMYREVDTLELTRQVKEKLAKNGICQRIFGEKVLGLSQGSVSDMLSRPKPWSKLTQKGREPFIRMQLWLTDQLGQGVSQQPTPSQASPAEPQPSPSPPPSPAEHEKGCQEPLTLALESSKENQQPESRSTPALGGKTYPNSQGPMGIQEIVAMSPELDTYSITKKVKEVLTDNNLGQRLFGESILGLTQGSVSDLLSRPKPWHKLSLKGREPFVRMQLWLNDPHNVEKLRDMKKLEKKAYLKRRYGLMSAGSDSESPSARSECTSPSLQPQDLSLLQIKKPRVVLAPEEKEALKKAYQLEPYPSQQTIELLSFQLNLKTNTVINWFHNYRSRMRREMLVEGAQDNDTDPEQSGGAAIPGRRAPHSPNSDAEDRKPVFGGGEHPCAAAPVKVKEEQGEAGSWGRRRDSRSPARAAEGTGPPQEEQGAAPHAAAPSAGSLPRRGGRAGAAGGPPPPPPPHPDSSQSSAGSSRCSLEVSPTSPSAASSPGLAGSASPGPSSAGPVSPALPPAPGPRLSTSVQRRHEKMANLNNIIHRLERAANREEALEWEF; via the exons GTGATTGCACTTAGTAAGAGAAGCAAGGAGGCTGAGACGGCTTTCCTGAGCGTTTACAAGCAATTGATCGAAGCTCCAG ACCCCGCTCCTGTGCTGGAGGCTGCCCGGAGCCTGGAGGAccggctgcagcagctccagcgcCTCGAGCCTGAAACCACCCCCCTGAAGGACCTCAGCCACCCCTGGAAGAAGCACCCGGAGCTTGTCGGCACCAAAG AGCGCAGAGAGGGGACGTCGCCAGTGGCCGGGCTCGCGGCAGCGGCCGAGCCCCCGCTCTCCGGCATCGACGGCAAAGCACTGTGTGCAGAAACcttgctgcagagaaatgaggcagaaaaacaaaa ggggctgcaggaagCACAGGTCACTTTGGCCGCTcggctgggggaggcagaggagaagaTCAAAGTGCTCCACGCAG cgCTGAAGGccacccagacagagctcctgGAGCTGCGGTGTAAATACGACGAGGAAGCTGCATCCAA GGCAGACGAAGTAGCCATGATCATGACGAACCTCGAAAAAGCCAACCAG CGAGCGGAGGCGGCGCAGAGGGAGGTGGAGAGCTTGCGGGAACAACTGGCGGCTGTGAACAGCTCCCTCCGCCTGGCCTGCTGCTCCCCGCCGGGCGCTGCTGGG GACAAAGTGAACTATTCCATGTGCTCAGGGTCGAGGCTGGAGGCGGCTCTGGCTGCCAAGGACCGGGAGATCCTGCGGCTCCTGAAGGACGTCCAACACCTCCAGAGCTcgctgcaggagctggaggagtcCTCTGCCAACCAGATCGCCGACCTGGAGGGGCAGCTGGCTGCCAAGAACGAAGCCATCGAG aagctggaggagaagctgcaggCGCAGGCGGACTATGAGGAGATCAAAACGGAGCTGAG CATCCTTAAAGCGATGAAGGTggcctctgccagctgcagccttccccAG AGCATATCGAAGGCAGAGGaggtcctgctgctggggaaggaggcttTCTACCCCTCCCAGAAGTACCTGCTGGAGAAGCCCAGCCTGCTGACCAGCACTG AGGAGGATCACTCTGAAGACGAGTCGGGGAAGGATTCGCTGGGCATGGAGCAGCCGTATCCGTCCCCCCAGCACGCCCCGGCGGACGAACCCGCCTCCCCCACTCCCCTCCCGCctctgcccggccccggcctgGCCCCCGACGGCCCCCGGACTTTCTCGCTGTCCCCCTTCCCAGGGGGCGAGCGGCTTTCGGGGGACCCCAAGgccccccacctcctgccacctgCCTACAAGAGCGAGAGTGCCGGGGGGGGGCCgcccttcccctccaccttcTTCGGGGCCAAAAGCGGTGCTGTGCCCCCCGGCACCGcgccagctgccagcaccgccAGCCCGCCCGGCGAGCCGTCTGAGGGCAGCGCCGGCAGCTCTGCCGAGGAGGAGCAGCTGGACACGGCCGAAATCGCCTTCCAGGTGaaggagcagctgctgaagcaCAACATCGGGCAGAGGGTCTTCGGGCATTACGTGCTGGGGCTGTCGCAGGGCTCTGTCAGCGAGATCCTGGCCCGGCCCAAGCCCTGGCGCAAGCTGACGGTGAAAGGCAAGGAGCCGTTCATCAAGATGAAGCAGTTCCTCTCCGACGAGCAGAACGTGCTGGCCCTGAGGACTATCCAGGTGCGCCAGAGAG GTAGCATCACGCCGCGGATCAGGACGCCAGAGACCGGCTCTGACGACGCCATCAAAAGCATCCTGGAGCAGGCGAAGAAGGAGATCGAGTCGCAGAAGGGAG GCGAACCCAAAACGCCGTCGGCATCGCAGGCGGTGGCCAacggggcaggcagcagcagctcggAGGATGCCATCAAGAGCATCCTGGAGCAGGCGCGGCGGGAGATGCAGGCACAGCAACAGGCGCTGCTGGAGATGGAGTcggggggcagcgggcgccCCGGCGACACACCGCCCACCGAGCGCTCCACGCTGGCTGCCGTCAACCAGAACATCGTCCCGACCTACGtcaagcaggaggaggggagcggggccagCCCCGCAACCCCGCAGACGCCCCTGGCTGTCCTCTCACCTGCCGCCTTTGTCCAGAGCATCATCCGGAAGGTGAAGTCGGAGATCGGTGATGCCGGCTCCTACTTCGACCAGCACTGGGCATCGGAGCGGAGCCTGCTCAGCCGACCCTACACCTCCGTCTCGCCTTCACTCTCGTCCTCCTCCTCGAGCTACTCCAGCATGGCCAACGGCCGGGGCTGGCCACGGGGCGAGCCCAGCGAGAGCGGCGCCAACGAGGATGAGCTGCCGCTGGCAGACGACGAGCCCCACCGGCTGACGGAGATGAAGGCGGAGGGAGCCAGCACGGAGCCGGCAGCCAGCGGTCGTCTCTCCTACTACCCTGCCTACGTGCCGCGGACCCTGAAGCCCACTGTGCCGCCGCTGACACCGGAGCAGTACGAGATGTACATGTACAGGGAGGTGGACACGCTGGAGCTGACCCGGCAGGTCAAGGAGAAGTTGGCCAAGAACGGCATCTGCCAGAGGATCTTCGGAGAGAAG GTGCTGGGGCTGTCCCAGGGCAGCGTGAGTGACATGCTGTCGCGGCCCAAGCCATGGAGCAAGCTGACGCAGAAGGGTCGGGAGCCCTTCATCCGCATGCAGCTCTGGCTGACCGACCAGCTGGGCCAAGGCGTCAGCCAGCAGCCGACCCCCTCCCAGG CCAGCCCGGCGGAGCCCCAGCCATCCCCCTcgccgccccccagccctgctgagcacGAGAAGGGCTGCCAGGAGCCCCTCACCCTGGCATTGGagagcagcaaagaaaaccagcagcCCGAGAGCCGGTCGACGCCTGCGCTGGGTGGGAAGACGTACCCCAACAGCCAGGGACCCATGGGCATCCAGGAGATCGTTGCCATGTCCCCTGAGCTGGACACCTACTCCATCACCAAGAAGGTCAAGGAGGTCTTGACGGACAACAATTTAG GCCAGCGGCTGTTTGGGGAGAGCATCCTGGGCCTGACGCAGGGCTCGGTGTCCGATCTCCTCTCCAGGCCCAAGCCATGGCACAAGCTGAGCCTGAAGGGGAGGGAGCCCTTCGTCCGTATGCAGCTCTGGCTCAACGACCCCCACAACGTGGAGAAGCTACGTGACAtgaagaagctggagaagaaag cctaCCTGAAACGTCGGTATGGGCTGATGAGCGCCGGCTCAGACAGCGAGTCCCCCAGCGCCCGCTCCGAGTGCACCAGCCCCAGCCTACAGCCGCAGGACCTCAGCCTCCTCCAGATCAAGAAGCCACGGGTAGTGCTGGCcccagaggagaaggaagccCTGAAGAAAGCCTACCAGCTGGAGCCCTACCCCTCCCAGCAGACCATCGAGCTGCTCTCCTTCCAGCTCAACCTCAAGACCAATACCGTCATCAACTGGTTCCACAACTACAG GTCGCGGATGCGCCGGGAGATGCTGGTGGAGGGCGCGCAGGACAACGACACGGACCCGGAGCAGAGCGGTGGGGCGGCCATCCCTGGGCGCCGggccccccacagccccaaCTCGGACGCTGAGGACCGTAAACCCGTGTTCGGGGGGGGTGAGCACCCCTGCGCCGCTGCGCCCGTGAAGgtgaaggaggagcagggggaggcGGGCAGCTGGGGCCGCAGGCGGGACTCGCGCAGCCCGGCCAGGGCGGCTGAGGGGACCGGACCtccccaggaggagcagggggcagCCCCCCACGCCGCCGCCCCCAGCGCCGGCAGCCTCCCACGGCGGGGGGGCCGTGCTGGTGCCGCCGGGGGACCCCCACCGCCACCACCGCCGCACCCCGACAGCTCCCAGTCCTCCGCGGGGTCATCCCGTTGCAGCTTGGAGGTCTCCCCGACATCGCCCTCGGCAGCCTCCTCACCTGGCCTCGCCGGCTCGGCCTCACCGGGGCCGTCCTCCGCCGGGCCAGTTTCACCGGCGCTACCGCCGGCTCCCGGCCCCCGGCTCAGCACCAGCGTCCAGCGGCGCCACGAGAAGATGGCCAACCTCAACAACATCATCCACCGCCTGGAGCGGGCCGCCAACCGTGAGGAGGCCCTCGAGTGGGAGTTCtga
- the CUX2 gene encoding homeobox protein cut-like 2 isoform X1: MAADVGSMFRYRTRFDVRRLQVIALSKRSKEAETAFLSVYKQLIEAPDPAPVLEAARSLEDRLQQLQRLEPETTPLKDLSHPWKKHPELVGTKERREGTSPVAGLAAAAEPPLSGIDGKALCAETLLQRNEAEKQKGLQEAQVTLAARLGEAEEKIKVLHAALKATQTELLELRCKYDEEAASKADEVAMIMTNLEKANQRAEAAQREVESLREQLAAVNSSLRLACCSPPGAAGDKVNYSMCSGSRLEAALAAKDREILRLLKDVQHLQSSLQELEESSANQIADLEGQLAAKNEAIEKLEEKLQAQADYEEIKTELSILKAMKVASASCSLPQASAAARADTLARLGRACQPCRRWLRRPFPSRLGSLQSISKAEEVLLLGKEAFYPSQKYLLEKPSLLTSTEEDHSEDESGKDSLGMEQPYPSPQHAPADEPASPTPLPPLPGPGLAPDGPRTFSLSPFPGGERLSGDPKAPHLLPPAYKSESAGGGPPFPSTFFGAKSGAVPPGTAPAASTASPPGEPSEGSAGSSAEEEQLDTAEIAFQVKEQLLKHNIGQRVFGHYVLGLSQGSVSEILARPKPWRKLTVKGKEPFIKMKQFLSDEQNVLALRTIQVRQRGSITPRIRTPETGSDDAIKSILEQAKKEIESQKGGEPKTPSASQAVANGAGSSSSEDAIKSILEQARREMQAQQQALLEMESGGSGRPGDTPPTERSTLAAVNQNIVPTYVKQEEGSGASPATPQTPLAVLSPAAFVQSIIRKVKSEIGDAGSYFDQHWASERSLLSRPYTSVSPSLSSSSSSYSSMANGRGWPRGEPSESGANEDELPLADDEPHRLTEMKAEGASTEPAASGRLSYYPAYVPRTLKPTVPPLTPEQYEMYMYREVDTLELTRQVKEKLAKNGICQRIFGEKVLGLSQGSVSDMLSRPKPWSKLTQKGREPFIRMQLWLTDQLGQGVSQQPTPSQASPAEPQPSPSPPPSPAEHEKGCQEPLTLALESSKENQQPESRSTPALGGKTYPNSQGPMGIQEIVAMSPELDTYSITKKVKEVLTDNNLGQRLFGESILGLTQGSVSDLLSRPKPWHKLSLKGREPFVRMQLWLNDPHNVEKLRDMKKLEKKAYLKRRYGLMSAGSDSESPSARSECTSPSLQPQDLSLLQIKKPRVVLAPEEKEALKKAYQLEPYPSQQTIELLSFQLNLKTNTVINWFHNYRSRMRREMLVEGAQDNDTDPEQSGGAAIPGRRAPHSPNSDAEDRKPVFGGGEHPCAAAPVKVKEEQGEAGSWGRRRDSRSPARAAEGTGPPQEEQGAAPHAAAPSAGSLPRRGGRAGAAGGPPPPPPPHPDSSQSSAGSSRCSLEVSPTSPSAASSPGLAGSASPGPSSAGPVSPALPPAPGPRLSTSVQRRHEKMANLNNIIHRLERAANREEALEWEF; the protein is encoded by the exons GTGATTGCACTTAGTAAGAGAAGCAAGGAGGCTGAGACGGCTTTCCTGAGCGTTTACAAGCAATTGATCGAAGCTCCAG ACCCCGCTCCTGTGCTGGAGGCTGCCCGGAGCCTGGAGGAccggctgcagcagctccagcgcCTCGAGCCTGAAACCACCCCCCTGAAGGACCTCAGCCACCCCTGGAAGAAGCACCCGGAGCTTGTCGGCACCAAAG AGCGCAGAGAGGGGACGTCGCCAGTGGCCGGGCTCGCGGCAGCGGCCGAGCCCCCGCTCTCCGGCATCGACGGCAAAGCACTGTGTGCAGAAACcttgctgcagagaaatgaggcagaaaaacaaaa ggggctgcaggaagCACAGGTCACTTTGGCCGCTcggctgggggaggcagaggagaagaTCAAAGTGCTCCACGCAG cgCTGAAGGccacccagacagagctcctgGAGCTGCGGTGTAAATACGACGAGGAAGCTGCATCCAA GGCAGACGAAGTAGCCATGATCATGACGAACCTCGAAAAAGCCAACCAG CGAGCGGAGGCGGCGCAGAGGGAGGTGGAGAGCTTGCGGGAACAACTGGCGGCTGTGAACAGCTCCCTCCGCCTGGCCTGCTGCTCCCCGCCGGGCGCTGCTGGG GACAAAGTGAACTATTCCATGTGCTCAGGGTCGAGGCTGGAGGCGGCTCTGGCTGCCAAGGACCGGGAGATCCTGCGGCTCCTGAAGGACGTCCAACACCTCCAGAGCTcgctgcaggagctggaggagtcCTCTGCCAACCAGATCGCCGACCTGGAGGGGCAGCTGGCTGCCAAGAACGAAGCCATCGAG aagctggaggagaagctgcaggCGCAGGCGGACTATGAGGAGATCAAAACGGAGCTGAG CATCCTTAAAGCGATGAAGGTggcctctgccagctgcagccttccccAGGCAAGTGCCGCGGCGCGCGCTGACACGCTTGCCAGGCTGGGGCGCGCGTGCCAGCCCTGCCGCCGGTGGCTCCGCCGCCCTTTCCCATCTCGGCTTGGCTCCTTGCAGAGCATATCGAAGGCAGAGGaggtcctgctgctggggaaggaggcttTCTACCCCTCCCAGAAGTACCTGCTGGAGAAGCCCAGCCTGCTGACCAGCACTG AGGAGGATCACTCTGAAGACGAGTCGGGGAAGGATTCGCTGGGCATGGAGCAGCCGTATCCGTCCCCCCAGCACGCCCCGGCGGACGAACCCGCCTCCCCCACTCCCCTCCCGCctctgcccggccccggcctgGCCCCCGACGGCCCCCGGACTTTCTCGCTGTCCCCCTTCCCAGGGGGCGAGCGGCTTTCGGGGGACCCCAAGgccccccacctcctgccacctgCCTACAAGAGCGAGAGTGCCGGGGGGGGGCCgcccttcccctccaccttcTTCGGGGCCAAAAGCGGTGCTGTGCCCCCCGGCACCGcgccagctgccagcaccgccAGCCCGCCCGGCGAGCCGTCTGAGGGCAGCGCCGGCAGCTCTGCCGAGGAGGAGCAGCTGGACACGGCCGAAATCGCCTTCCAGGTGaaggagcagctgctgaagcaCAACATCGGGCAGAGGGTCTTCGGGCATTACGTGCTGGGGCTGTCGCAGGGCTCTGTCAGCGAGATCCTGGCCCGGCCCAAGCCCTGGCGCAAGCTGACGGTGAAAGGCAAGGAGCCGTTCATCAAGATGAAGCAGTTCCTCTCCGACGAGCAGAACGTGCTGGCCCTGAGGACTATCCAGGTGCGCCAGAGAG GTAGCATCACGCCGCGGATCAGGACGCCAGAGACCGGCTCTGACGACGCCATCAAAAGCATCCTGGAGCAGGCGAAGAAGGAGATCGAGTCGCAGAAGGGAG GCGAACCCAAAACGCCGTCGGCATCGCAGGCGGTGGCCAacggggcaggcagcagcagctcggAGGATGCCATCAAGAGCATCCTGGAGCAGGCGCGGCGGGAGATGCAGGCACAGCAACAGGCGCTGCTGGAGATGGAGTcggggggcagcgggcgccCCGGCGACACACCGCCCACCGAGCGCTCCACGCTGGCTGCCGTCAACCAGAACATCGTCCCGACCTACGtcaagcaggaggaggggagcggggccagCCCCGCAACCCCGCAGACGCCCCTGGCTGTCCTCTCACCTGCCGCCTTTGTCCAGAGCATCATCCGGAAGGTGAAGTCGGAGATCGGTGATGCCGGCTCCTACTTCGACCAGCACTGGGCATCGGAGCGGAGCCTGCTCAGCCGACCCTACACCTCCGTCTCGCCTTCACTCTCGTCCTCCTCCTCGAGCTACTCCAGCATGGCCAACGGCCGGGGCTGGCCACGGGGCGAGCCCAGCGAGAGCGGCGCCAACGAGGATGAGCTGCCGCTGGCAGACGACGAGCCCCACCGGCTGACGGAGATGAAGGCGGAGGGAGCCAGCACGGAGCCGGCAGCCAGCGGTCGTCTCTCCTACTACCCTGCCTACGTGCCGCGGACCCTGAAGCCCACTGTGCCGCCGCTGACACCGGAGCAGTACGAGATGTACATGTACAGGGAGGTGGACACGCTGGAGCTGACCCGGCAGGTCAAGGAGAAGTTGGCCAAGAACGGCATCTGCCAGAGGATCTTCGGAGAGAAG GTGCTGGGGCTGTCCCAGGGCAGCGTGAGTGACATGCTGTCGCGGCCCAAGCCATGGAGCAAGCTGACGCAGAAGGGTCGGGAGCCCTTCATCCGCATGCAGCTCTGGCTGACCGACCAGCTGGGCCAAGGCGTCAGCCAGCAGCCGACCCCCTCCCAGG CCAGCCCGGCGGAGCCCCAGCCATCCCCCTcgccgccccccagccctgctgagcacGAGAAGGGCTGCCAGGAGCCCCTCACCCTGGCATTGGagagcagcaaagaaaaccagcagcCCGAGAGCCGGTCGACGCCTGCGCTGGGTGGGAAGACGTACCCCAACAGCCAGGGACCCATGGGCATCCAGGAGATCGTTGCCATGTCCCCTGAGCTGGACACCTACTCCATCACCAAGAAGGTCAAGGAGGTCTTGACGGACAACAATTTAG GCCAGCGGCTGTTTGGGGAGAGCATCCTGGGCCTGACGCAGGGCTCGGTGTCCGATCTCCTCTCCAGGCCCAAGCCATGGCACAAGCTGAGCCTGAAGGGGAGGGAGCCCTTCGTCCGTATGCAGCTCTGGCTCAACGACCCCCACAACGTGGAGAAGCTACGTGACAtgaagaagctggagaagaaag cctaCCTGAAACGTCGGTATGGGCTGATGAGCGCCGGCTCAGACAGCGAGTCCCCCAGCGCCCGCTCCGAGTGCACCAGCCCCAGCCTACAGCCGCAGGACCTCAGCCTCCTCCAGATCAAGAAGCCACGGGTAGTGCTGGCcccagaggagaaggaagccCTGAAGAAAGCCTACCAGCTGGAGCCCTACCCCTCCCAGCAGACCATCGAGCTGCTCTCCTTCCAGCTCAACCTCAAGACCAATACCGTCATCAACTGGTTCCACAACTACAG GTCGCGGATGCGCCGGGAGATGCTGGTGGAGGGCGCGCAGGACAACGACACGGACCCGGAGCAGAGCGGTGGGGCGGCCATCCCTGGGCGCCGggccccccacagccccaaCTCGGACGCTGAGGACCGTAAACCCGTGTTCGGGGGGGGTGAGCACCCCTGCGCCGCTGCGCCCGTGAAGgtgaaggaggagcagggggaggcGGGCAGCTGGGGCCGCAGGCGGGACTCGCGCAGCCCGGCCAGGGCGGCTGAGGGGACCGGACCtccccaggaggagcagggggcagCCCCCCACGCCGCCGCCCCCAGCGCCGGCAGCCTCCCACGGCGGGGGGGCCGTGCTGGTGCCGCCGGGGGACCCCCACCGCCACCACCGCCGCACCCCGACAGCTCCCAGTCCTCCGCGGGGTCATCCCGTTGCAGCTTGGAGGTCTCCCCGACATCGCCCTCGGCAGCCTCCTCACCTGGCCTCGCCGGCTCGGCCTCACCGGGGCCGTCCTCCGCCGGGCCAGTTTCACCGGCGCTACCGCCGGCTCCCGGCCCCCGGCTCAGCACCAGCGTCCAGCGGCGCCACGAGAAGATGGCCAACCTCAACAACATCATCCACCGCCTGGAGCGGGCCGCCAACCGTGAGGAGGCCCTCGAGTGGGAGTTCtga